Proteins co-encoded in one Salvia splendens isolate huo1 chromosome 4, SspV2, whole genome shotgun sequence genomic window:
- the LOC121801082 gene encoding uncharacterized protein LOC121801082, with amino-acid sequence MDSSSSVLWWVPARAATLQLCVLPNCLIFQLYHAPRRALLLPRRPRRDPGGAVEPQRRGDADALEVGELVDVREPAHELRGCRLGASMGELADEVLGIYRMGKDNAVGRSDWEDEDLTWEQVEYACHDVFLSYLITIIMD; translated from the exons ATGGATAGCAGTAGCA GCGTCCTGTGGTGGGTCCCCGCCCGCGCCGCCACGCTCCAGCTCTGCGTGCTGCCCAactgcctcatcttccagcTGTACCACGCCCCCCGCCGTGCTCTCCTGCTTCCTCGTCGACCCCGACGTGATCCTGGTGGGGCTGTGGAACCACAGCGACGCGGCGATGCTGATGCGCTCGAGGTGGGGGAGCTTGTGGATGTGCGGGAGCCGGCGCACGAGCTGAGAGGGTGCCGGCTGGGGGCGTCGATGGGGGAGCTGGCGGATGAGGTTTTGGGGATTTACAGGATGGGGAAGGATAATGCTGTGGGAAGGAGCGACTGGGAGGATGAGGATCTCACGTGGGAGCAGGTCGAGTATGCGTGCCATGATGTGTTTCTTTCTTATTTGATCACTATAATCATGGATTAA